A stretch of Roseovarius sp. M141 DNA encodes these proteins:
- a CDS encoding IS66 family transposase (programmed frameshift), translating into MSDAASELEKLRAELAATKAQLARSNAVVSASEALIAGLKLEIAMLKRDKYGRSAERTARLIDQLELQLEELETAAAEDAIRAEQAAEKTKVAGFERRKPVKKPFPEHLPRERVVVEAPSNCACCGSERIVKMGEDVTDTLEVVPRQWKVVQTVREKFTCRDCEKISQPPAPFHPTPRGWAGPSLLAMIVFEKFGQHQPLNRQADRYAREGVELSLSRLADQVGAVTELLTPLNALIEAHVFAAARLHGDDTTVPLLARGGTKTARLWTYVRDDRTFGGTAPPMVVFRFSRDRGGEHPTGHLKGWQGILQADAYAGYNQLYDPKRVPGPVASALCWAHARRKFFELADAEKNIRKGKNAKEISPIAFEAVKRIDALFEIERDINGKSPAARLEVRQRQSVPLVADLERWLREERALLSKHAKVAKAIDYLLSPKHWSGFTAFLEDGRICLTNNAAERSLRGVALGRKSWLFAGSERGGQRAAAMYSLIGTAKLNGIDPQAWLADVIARISDMPVSRLHELLPWEWDGATQHVKAA; encoded by the exons ATGTCAGATGCCGCCTCCGAACTCGAGAAACTGCGCGCCGAATTGGCCGCCACGAAGGCCCAGCTTGCCCGTTCGAACGCTGTTGTGTCGGCCTCCGAGGCGCTGATCGCCGGCCTGAAGCTTGAGATCGCCATGCTCAAGCGCGACAAGTATGGCCGCAGCGCCGAACGCACCGCCCGGCTGATCGACCAGCTCGAGTTGCAGCTCGAGGAACTGGAAACCGCTGCGGCGGAGGATGCCATCCGCGCCGAGCAGGCGGCGGAGAAGACGAAGGTTGCAGGCTTCGAGCGGCGCAAGCCGGTGAAGAAGCCGTTCCCCGAGCATCTGCCGCGCGAACGGGTCGTGGTCGAGGCCCCCTCAAACTGCGCGTGCTGCGGATCCGAACGGATCGTGAAGATGGGCGAGGATGTCACCGACACGCTGGAGGTGGTGCCGCGGCAGTGGAAGGTGGTCCAAACCGTCCGCGAGAAGTTCACGTGTCGCGATTGCGAGAAGATCAGCCAGCCTCCGGCC CCGTTCCACCCGACCCCGCGCGGCTGGGCAGGCCCCAGCCTGCTTGCCATGATCGTGTTCGAGAAGTTCGGCCAGCACCAGCCCCTGAACCGCCAGGCCGACCGCTATGCCCGCGAAGGCGTCGAGTTGAGCCTGTCCAGGCTCGCCGACCAGGTGGGCGCGGTGACCGAGTTGTTGACACCGCTGAACGCGCTGATCGAGGCGCATGTGTTCGCCGCCGCACGGCTGCATGGCGATGATACGACAGTGCCGCTGCTCGCCCGCGGCGGCACGAAGACCGCGCGGCTCTGGACCTATGTGCGCGATGACCGCACCTTCGGCGGCACCGCCCCGCCTATGGTGGTCTTCCGCTTCTCCCGCGATCGGGGCGGCGAGCATCCGACCGGGCATCTCAAGGGATGGCAGGGCATCCTGCAAGCTGATGCCTATGCCGGATACAACCAGCTTTACGACCCGAAGCGAGTGCCGGGGCCCGTTGCTTCGGCCCTGTGTTGGGCACATGCCCGCCGCAAGTTCTTCGAACTCGCGGATGCCGAGAAGAACATTCGCAAGGGCAAGAACGCCAAGGAGATCTCGCCGATCGCGTTCGAGGCGGTGAAGCGCATCGACGCCCTGTTCGAGATCGAGCGCGACATCAACGGCAAATCCCCCGCCGCCCGCCTCGAGGTGCGACAACGCCAGTCGGTCCCGCTGGTCGCCGATCTGGAGCGTTGGCTGCGCGAAGAACGTGCGCTGCTCTCGAAGCACGCCAAGGTCGCCAAGGCGATCGACTACCTGCTGTCGCCGAAGCACTGGTCAGGATTCACCGCGTTCCTCGAAGATGGCCGCATCTGCCTGACCAACAATGCCGCCGAAAGATCGCTGCGCGGTGTGGCCCTCGGAAGAAAATCATGGCTCTTCGCAGGGTCCGAGCGTGGCGGGCAGCGCGCCGCCGCCATGTATTCCCTGATCGGCACGGCCAAACTGAACGGTATCGATCCGCAGGCCTGGCTCGCCGACGTCATCGCCCGCATCTCCGACATGCCGGTCTCACGCCTGCACGAGCTTCTGCCTTGGGAATGGGACGGAGCAACGCAACACGTCAAGGCAGCCTGA
- the tnpB gene encoding IS66 family insertion sequence element accessory protein TnpB (TnpB, as the term is used for proteins encoded by IS66 family insertion elements, is considered an accessory protein, since TnpC, encoded by a neighboring gene, is a DDE family transposase.), which translates to MIAFPAGVKVWIAGGVTDMRRGMNTLALQVQQGLGRDPHAGEIFCFRGRKGDLVKILWHEGVGTSLYLKRLEAGKFIWPVSRTGDAVQVSAAQLGYLLEGVWGYPLW; encoded by the coding sequence ATGATCGCGTTTCCGGCAGGCGTGAAGGTCTGGATCGCCGGCGGCGTGACTGACATGCGGCGGGGCATGAACACGCTGGCATTGCAGGTGCAGCAAGGTCTCGGGCGTGATCCGCATGCGGGAGAGATATTTTGCTTCCGCGGCCGCAAAGGCGATCTGGTCAAGATTTTATGGCATGAGGGGGTCGGCACATCACTCTATCTGAAACGTCTCGAGGCAGGCAAGTTCATCTGGCCGGTGAGCCGCACGGGCGACGCAGTCCAGGTCTCCGCAGCCCAGCTCGGTTATCTTCTCGAAGGTGTTTGGGGATACCCCCTTTGGTGA
- a CDS encoding recombinase family protein, with amino-acid sequence MSELIQLTHLKRKAVVYIRQSTPHQVVSNQESLRLQYALSQRAHDLGWHEADIDVIDADLGLSGASAAHRSGFQELVGRVGLSEVGMILSVDVTRLARNCSDWYPLLDICGLRGCLIADRDGVYDPGSANGRLLLGLKGTISELELHTIRSRLTTGSIAKAQRGELALTLPVGLVRDAGVVLKDPDMGVQDRLGLVFELFLKLRSIAKVMRMLNARGLDLPRRDRHGELHWARATVSAVAAILKNPAYAGAFVYGRTRMRDTTPDGRSPAKAKVARPLEEWRIVVKDRYPAYIDWPTYEKIRSIVSDNRAEYMRTKTRGIPRDGDLLLHGIVWCGRCGHKMYVRYKGGGEYVCNHLRTHSGLPTCQHIRAEAVDAAVADAFLTALAPAELDALSRARRAQSKVDGALRANAEREVERTRYAAALAQRQYNRVDPDNRLVAAELERRWESALMEARAAEAALAEQSEQQPTAPLAMGEGFHRQGGGLGGTSAANLGGSRHH; translated from the coding sequence ATGTCCGAGTTGATCCAACTGACGCATCTGAAGCGCAAGGCCGTCGTCTACATCCGACAATCGACGCCGCATCAGGTCGTGAGCAACCAAGAGAGCCTGCGGCTGCAATACGCGCTCAGCCAACGCGCCCACGATCTTGGATGGCATGAAGCTGACATTGACGTGATCGACGCCGATCTCGGTCTGAGCGGCGCCTCGGCCGCACATCGCAGCGGGTTCCAGGAACTTGTCGGTCGGGTCGGGCTCAGCGAAGTGGGAATGATCCTGTCCGTCGACGTGACGCGGCTCGCGCGCAACTGCTCGGATTGGTATCCTCTTCTGGACATCTGTGGGCTGCGGGGGTGTCTGATCGCCGATCGCGACGGCGTCTATGACCCCGGCAGTGCCAACGGACGCCTTCTGCTTGGCCTCAAGGGCACCATATCCGAACTCGAGCTGCATACGATCCGCAGCCGCCTGACGACCGGCTCGATCGCCAAGGCACAGCGCGGGGAGCTCGCCCTCACCTTGCCGGTCGGCCTCGTACGGGATGCCGGTGTCGTGCTGAAGGATCCCGATATGGGTGTTCAGGACCGGCTTGGTCTTGTGTTCGAACTCTTTCTGAAGCTGCGCAGCATCGCCAAGGTGATGCGCATGCTGAATGCTCGCGGTCTCGATCTGCCACGCAGGGACCGGCACGGCGAGTTGCACTGGGCTCGCGCGACGGTTTCCGCGGTCGCTGCGATCCTGAAGAATCCCGCTTACGCAGGCGCTTTCGTCTATGGCCGAACCCGCATGAGGGACACGACCCCGGACGGTCGGTCTCCGGCAAAAGCGAAAGTGGCGAGACCTCTCGAGGAATGGCGTATTGTCGTGAAGGACCGGTATCCGGCCTATATCGATTGGCCGACCTATGAGAAGATCCGCAGCATCGTGAGCGACAACCGGGCCGAATACATGCGCACCAAGACAAGAGGCATCCCCCGCGACGGCGACCTTCTCTTGCATGGCATCGTGTGGTGCGGACGGTGCGGCCACAAGATGTATGTTCGATACAAGGGCGGCGGAGAGTATGTCTGCAACCACTTGCGCACCCACTCCGGGTTGCCCACTTGCCAGCATATCCGGGCCGAGGCAGTGGACGCCGCTGTTGCCGACGCATTCCTGACCGCGCTGGCCCCCGCGGAACTCGATGCTCTGTCACGCGCCCGCCGGGCCCAGAGCAAGGTCGACGGAGCCTTGCGCGCAAACGCCGAACGCGAGGTCGAGCGCACACGCTATGCAGCGGCTTTGGCACAGCGGCAGTACAATCGCGTCGATCCTGACAACCGTCTCGTGGCCGCCGAACTTGAACGCCGCTGGGAAAGCGCGCTGATGGAGGCTCGGGCGGCGGAGGCGGCGCTGGCCGAGCAATCCGAACAGCAACCGACCGCGCCTCTGGCAATGGGGGAAGGCTTTCACCGGCAAGGTGGTGGCCTTGGCGGGACGTCTGCCGCAAATCTGGGCGGATCCCGCCACCACTGA
- a CDS encoding transposase, giving the protein MSDFIYRPQIEVLSAADGIRRRQWSDEGKLRIVEESFVGHRQVTATARRHGICRSLLTIWRRQYRNGELGAGRPVSFAPVTVTKGVPASQTGPVDPPDLPRNSQVEIALPNGRRLVVPTGVEPEALARILSVVDGQ; this is encoded by the coding sequence ATGTCCGATTTCATTTACCGCCCTCAAATCGAAGTTCTCTCTGCAGCCGATGGCATTCGTCGTCGGCAATGGTCGGATGAGGGCAAGCTCCGGATCGTCGAGGAAAGTTTTGTCGGCCACCGGCAAGTGACAGCGACGGCGCGGCGGCATGGCATTTGCCGATCACTGTTGACGATCTGGCGGCGACAGTATCGCAACGGTGAGCTTGGTGCGGGCCGCCCGGTATCCTTCGCCCCGGTGACCGTCACGAAGGGTGTCCCTGCCTCTCAAACGGGGCCGGTTGATCCCCCTGATCTTCCACGGAACTCTCAGGTGGAGATAGCCCTGCCGAATGGCCGTCGGCTTGTCGTGCCCACCGGGGTCGAGCCGGAAGCGCTTGCGCGGATCCTGTCAGTGGTGGACGGGCAATGA